The Desulfovibrio sp. genome includes a region encoding these proteins:
- a CDS encoding molecular chaperone TorD family protein, protein MEQEQLTQYVVALQFCSRIFQNSPDEDLLRGVIGGGLLQGFGSWACFRPSELAEKLWGEALDPEGRTAALAAAYPAEAAQDSCRALYLDLHMDHLALFSGPQPAAAPWESVWREKDRLLFGCRTQEVRDCYREWGIAAERDGHEPEDHLGLELAFILFLVQNMGGAVASSQGQSPEAALATFMDGHILAWVGDCLEKASACASTVFYREMSALCCLLLGNVRALVQE, encoded by the coding sequence ATGGAACAAGAACAGTTGACGCAATACGTTGTGGCCTTGCAGTTTTGCAGCCGCATTTTCCAGAATTCGCCGGATGAAGACCTGCTGCGCGGCGTCATTGGCGGCGGGCTTTTGCAAGGCTTTGGCAGTTGGGCCTGTTTCAGGCCTTCAGAACTGGCTGAAAAGCTGTGGGGCGAGGCTCTTGATCCAGAGGGCCGCACTGCCGCCCTCGCGGCAGCCTATCCGGCAGAGGCGGCGCAGGATTCCTGCCGCGCGCTGTATCTGGATCTGCACATGGATCATCTGGCCTTGTTTTCCGGGCCGCAGCCTGCTGCCGCGCCGTGGGAATCCGTGTGGCGGGAGAAGGATCGCCTGCTTTTTGGCTGCAGAACGCAGGAAGTGCGCGACTGCTACAGGGAGTGGGGCATAGCCGCAGAACGGGACGGGCACGAGCCCGAGGACCATCTGGGGCTGGAACTGGCCTTCATCCTCTTTCTTGTGCAGAACATGGGCGGAGCTGTTGCCTCAAGCCAGGGGCAATCCCCGGAGGCGGCGCTGGCGACTTTTATGGACGGGCACATTCTGGCCTGGGTTGGAGACTGCCTGGAAAAAGCTTCGGCATGCGCCAGTACTGTGTTTTACCGCGAAATGTCGGCTCTTTGTTGCCTGCTGCTGGGAAACGTGCGGGCGCTCGTTCAGGAATAG